Genomic window (Ostrea edulis chromosome 9, xbOstEdul1.1, whole genome shotgun sequence):
TTCAATATAAAACTACGAAAGCAAAAGGGATACcttttcatatgaatattcagTCACATATCATgttaaaagttttgaaaatccATTATTTTGATTCAAAACCTTTTAGATTTGTGAGTAGACACTACATCATTATCTAAATAACCGcgttttcttaattttttctttatttttttttcgttaaatttgatatttttcttttgtgGAACAAATTCTACGCGCACGGAGCCCAAGTTCAAAGGGAATAGATTTTTTTGTAGATTCGGGGTGGCTAGAGGTTTTATTATCGGTGAGTTTGCGGTATAAGTCAGTACAAAGGATTCCGTCTGTTATTGagattgttacatgtacatcaagtCAATCGTTTTGGTGTTTGATAGACGTAAGTCAAGCTGAATGTTTGGATGTATTTCATTCGCGGTTTTATGGAATTGTTTAAGTTCTACTTCTGTACCCGTCCAGATGCCAAAAATACCATCAATATAACGTACATAAAATAATGGTAGTTGTTTTGATTTTTCGAAAAGAATTTGTCCCCATCACCCCATGTAAACACAAGCGTAGTTTCGCCCAAGTTTTGATCCAATCGTGGTCCCTTCAGTCTGCATGTAGTATTTGTTATTGAAActaaaattattattgtcaagAACACCATCCAGCATTTTTAATATACTTTCCGTGTCTACTTCTTTTCCATGACGCTCTTGTAATGCCATTTTATTGATATCGCGAGCTTCTTTCCTAGGTATACTGGGATAAAGTACTTTCACGtccatacaaaataaaatagagGAATCTGGTCATGGCTGCTTTAAACTTGAAATCCGCCAAtggaatgacaaacagaaaaagtgCTATATTGTAATTTaacagtggcctgatttcttggacattgtcagttactgtacaacctaatttcggtaaaatgttttacGTTAGGCGCAAACGTCCTAGAACAGTCACGGAGCATTCGATATCTGatatattggacagttttcgacttatTACTTACTCTCAAGATCTATGACATCAaccaacatattttttaaaagggtTTATCcatatcagtaactgttaataaattattacaaaaagctAGTCGTAAtagtgacttctataatcacgaAACAACAAattaagaacatcgaaaatatctgatgaatatcaaatttaaaaaattatcgatgtgtcagatcgttggtctcgggagggggtgtccttcgttgaatatatattatgtatataagtaatataattaCTATAacaaatcttcataaaatgataaatttggGCAgagtcaaaactattataagtataactaacactgaacacttatgctgatcatgttgtaaaccaatcgcaaGTTCTCGGCTTCCCGGAAAGgcccgagaatgtgcgattagttgtacatgtatgatgttgcttcgcttcgttctggaaatttccataatgTTGGTTTAAGACTAAAAATCACggaagaaacgaacaggcatattttatttattcaacaattatcaaatcTTATTTCTTCTAtaagatcaaaatcaaacaTCGATAAACAACAGATTGACTTCATATCTTAAGTTGTCATTtaaagaaaaaggaaaaaaatactGGCTTAGACCCGCCTAGCCTAGGTCACGCAAACCGTTTGTCTcgtagaacactgcattgacaaacgtgtaCGTGACCTAGAATAAGACCCGCCACgttactctcatttttgctatttcagggtagtttatcaaaaacgaaagtaggtttttaattaattttacgatatttactaacCAAGaaagattctattatagcttacggactcCACcacacatatgaaacaatattaaaggtgcaagcagtaactctggaataagcgtttcggagtttattaTTGGCAAATTTGATAATtgtatttataatatttcatCACTTTAGGCATTAAGATTTAACTGATTCTATGTGCTGCATGTTATATTCCTGGTATCTATGTGTGTAGGATGGGTACTCTAGCTTACCGTATACAGTGTAATAGCGACCCAGTATGGAACGCCAAATTTACACAAACGCAAACAATTGAAGATatcgttaattatttgaagatatcattaattcaattattgcgcgcaataattcaatcgATCCACGCACtcctctcatcaattgaatttcTGCGCGCTATATTTGTTTAATTCTTTCCATTTAATGGCGCAGAACTTATgaatgaatgattgattgattgattagtCTGTTTACCACTGTCGCTTTGGAGTCAGTTGTACATAACATCCATCATGTTTTGGTTTTATTACGCAATACAAACACAGGTATTGGACATTTTATGCAGTCTTTACgtcacatttttcaaaaattgtagcatttaaaatgcaataaaaatgcATATCATGACGGTCGCCAATTTTGACTGGTGCAGTTCATTTAACAATGTCGAATTTCCATGTTAAAACCCCTCGTGGAGAACTCTGCCGGACAACgccgacagacaacagacattTAAGTTCACTGGAGCTTTTGGTGAATTGAACAAAAATCACCACAAAGGAGATTCCTCTCGAGTTTCAATACAGTGATTCCGCAGGTTACAGGTCACCCTACAATGTCCATCTTTAATTGGTTGATACTAttaccatttcatttcaaaacaaccATTTCTCATCACAGATCCACGTCTGTGTAATTATGAACATTAATAAAACAATAAGAAATCAATGTTAGAATTTTACTAACAGAAGACATTATTCAGAGTAATATTATTTTTAggcattacatgtatttaaatttaaaaaaaaaacaaaaaaacacgcACTTTAAAGCATACTTAAAACTATTATTTTCGACAAATAACGATGGCTTTCCTCGTTGTAGAAACTGTAATTTACAATCGTACGTATTAATATCAACGGTAAGTAGAAATGTATAACATGTTATCtccgtgctttatataaaaacatttgtaatgcaatgtgtatcttgTTTGATCTTCTTAAAACTACATCCCATATCCAGTCTCACTTCATCGTCACTGAAAGCTAGTTTCTCACTTGCCTAGATGATTGAGCAGTCTAGCGTGCTGGTCACACGTTGCTAAGAGATATAATTctgcaggtcgtgagttcaaacCCGGAcagggcggaagtgggtatccaaacaTACACATATAGATGTAACCCCTCTAAAGGTCCATCAGTCtacgtagctcagtggtagagcgtttgtgtcgtaactgggaggtcgtgagttcgagtcccacTCCTGCTATAGCCGCGTCgaacctaagacgtaaatacTCCTTCACCAAAAACGCTCGACAATTTAAAAAACAGGCGTTGCGACAGGCGTTTACACGTTCAAGATCTTTCTATTCTTCTGCTctgagcgctaaacataggtctacagctggtgacgttaTGAATGAAAAAGTCTCAGCGGGACGTAAATATAACACCTATATAGATCACGTAcacaaaatgtgaaaaataccGAAATATATTaacactgaaatttttttttaaaaatcattgtaAAATTAAAACAGTTACCCCCACCGCTTTCCAGatgatttaatatataataataataataatatataataataataataataaagcctttatttatccaggattacatatttagcgataacgctagttttcaatatggtcctgcatataacatacatacagacagatattagtaaataaacacagattaaaagaagtagaatacatataaacttaagaaataattatgaatgtaagataaatagaaacaaaatgaagcttaaaaagtatggtgataatctctaagataatttctcttaaaacacgcaacactcgttgagtttcttatattttgactcaaggcattccacactgtgctccctgaaatgctgaaagatcttctataatattctgtttttgccctgggtatatacaatatatttgaataagaatttctagtttgcctctgactgacttctgatacatatttaaaaacatttaaataatctggcattaaaccatgtaaaactttatacactaaaatgacttttctatagacaaagtaatctgatagaggcaaccagttaagttctgtaaactgacattagatggtgtttcaaaatttctgatttgGAGAAAAGGATACAAGTAGGTACTCCACTCAATGAATGATTGGGTACTTTTTGTCCAAAAAGGTAGCCGATGTATTCCACATTAGTTTAGAATGTGCAACATTAATATGATAAAGtcttttaaagatataatttgtaattttcaaacaGGATGTGAAATCAGCACTGTAAGTCAGTTGTCggtgaattgtttttatttcccTCTGAGATTGCTTCAAACTTTCATTACCTCGTACAATCTCTATTGTTATTTCTTTGACAATATGTTTAACTGTAGATGTAGCTCATGTAACGCTGTATATTTGATGGCATTTGTGAAAAGACTGATTTTAACTAAACGTTTCAcagtagaaaaaaaaatgaaagaccCAAGTTACTTACTGCATGTGCCCGTTGGATATGCAAACatattttgaattcaaaatattttaaaatttatacaaGTATACTCATTTTACGTGTGATACCATGCTCTGATAATTTCACTTTATGCATTTTCACAGTATTTTCGTAGATCGCAATTAAGTTATAGTACTTCTATAATTGCACAAATCAAGTCATGCTTTACATAATGGAAGTACGTTCcctattattctgtttaaaaCCCCCTCGACAGTTCATCTTGAGACACAGGTTCTAACAGATTTTGGTCTGATAAAGAAGTCCCATGTTAATCAACATGCTATTTCATACAAGCAATTTAGGAAGAAACTCTTTCAAATTCACCGAGAAGTTGGTAATCATTCATTGTTTTGCATTAATTGCTGTTTTTGCAGTCCCCTTCCGTGCAATATCATTAAGTTACGGGTAGTTACAGGACATCTGACTAGACTAAGGAAGAGGTGTCGGTCGGCGCAACGGAATGGTTACATCAAAAACACACCTGTTATGATTCCAAGTTGAGGTGCGCAGTGTTACGACATCTTATTACGACAGCTTAACTTTGAGCTCCCTATATAAGGGTAGACCAGTGAGTATTTCAGTATAGTTAGTCCAACGTACCTAACAGATCAAAAGGTAATCAAACTTAGTCAATTTAAGGTACCTAACAGATCAAAAGGTAATCAAACTTAGTGAATTTAAGGGCtctttgaaaatgtttatttacatttatgggGTATTTTTAGGAGATTAgtgttaaatttcatttttcttttatttacatgtacagtttaATTGAATTCACTAACACTTGAATATTATATCTGAATTTACTAACACTTCAACATTCTGGCCTTTTAGATGCATTCAATGATCACCATTGCTGTTGTTTTAATGGCCGGAATCGCCGTTGCTATGGCTGATGGTTACGGGTCAAGCGGCTACGGATACGGTAGTAGCGGCTATATGTCCTACCCTAGCTATGGATCTTACGGATATGGAAAGGGTTACGGAAAGAAACACATCACTTCTGCTGTGTATTACCCAGTTCCCGTCCCTTTCCAACAGCCCGCCCCCGCTCCCCTTCCTCTACCCCCAATCGGAATGGATACCGGTATTGGTGGGGGTAATGATGGCGGTCTCCTCGGGGGAAGCGGCATCGGACTCCTTGGTAAATAATTCTTTGACTTGAGATACATATAAAATGCAAAGATATGTCACTTTCTTTTTCATCTTTGATGTAGATGTATGTGTtcaaatattgtacatttaaagCAGATCTTTGAGGGTTCTGTAAGATTCCAAGTCCCCGAAAACAAACGGCGTTTTATTATACCGATTGAAAAAATTGAACTAGGACGCCATTCGCCATGATTTTTATGGTTTGGTAACGTGAATTAATTCTTATCCATTGATGTCCCCAGAATACGGGGACCCAATCTCAGTAACAGATAATGAATATTCACGATTCCATTCGGAATGTATCGAAATTTTTCATAAGGTGAAAAGAAGTCGCTAGATGTTTCTTACAACTGTATCAATTCATCACACTGATCTACATTTCTGCAGGGAAATGAGTCATTTTACCATGATTTTCagcaaaatatattgatttacttttatagaatgaaaatttggTAGAAGTATATAACAATACAatctaaaagaaatatttacgTAAATAACTATAACGCAACAATGCTTGCATTACATTATTAATCTTTGATACACATTCCGGTTTACTTCTTATCAGTTAATGAATTTAatttaccttaatttttttccagctCTTCTATTCCTGATTCCCTTACTCTTGAACAACAACACTACTGGTTAAAATGCCACGTGACTTAGTCGTCATTGAAGTGAACGTCGTGAAGATATTAATTTTCGGTAAAGACTTCTGGTCTAGTGTCGTCTGCTTATGTTAGGTTGTTATTCTGttggacaaaaaataaaaataaaaattaaaaaaagtatTGGTTATCTTTTCTGCGAATGACTTTTTCgatataaaaatatctttaatgataataaattagAAATCTATCGgatttgtgtgtgtataatggAATCATAATCTATCAGAAATTTGCTAgaaagttggttggtttttttttattattattaatttccCATCATGCCCAGGGGCACTATAACAACAACAGCTTGATGTTTAACATGCGGTGACATCGACACGGCTAGTGTTGCCACTTGTCCTGAAGCGATAGTCATTTAGTACATTGGGGTGTCGCCATATTTTCTTCACGTGACTGTCCTCCATGGTACTGTTGACAGTGCAATATACTGATCAATACCAGCAAATTGACACCTTCAAATTTTACGATGTTTTTAAACCATTCTCATGTGTTAAGTTACCGTATTAAGGCTAAGTAAATGAAAGAAATCAAGTAAATCATGAAAGAGAAgtatataatttgtttattgAGGTGCATGTCTGTGTGTGTtcgtgtgtgtttgtgtgtgtgtgtgtgtgtgtgtgtggcgtGCGGGGGAGTGTGGGTTGTTATTTCAAAGAGATCATCAACTCACAGCAACCTAGCTAAGctgtttcatatgaataatGAATGGTCTCCTACCTGAAAGTCAGTGCGGATTCCACTCAGGTATGGAACAGTGGATATGATCTTTGCTGCAAGAGAAATGCCAAGAAAAGAACGCCAGCCTCTACACAACAATTGTAGACCTTACGAAAGCGTTTGATACCGTCAACAGGACTTGTTAGTGGTTAATCATGGAGAAATTTGGCTGCCCACCAAGGTTCATCACGATAGTACGTAAATTCCATGATGACATGCAGGCCCTTTGATCATGCCTCACCCTTTGAGGTCACAAACGGTGTCAAGCAAGGTTGTGTTTTAGTCCCAACGCTGTTCAGCATGATGTTCACTGCTATGCTGGCAGATGCCTTCACTGAGAGTGACCCAGGCATTGACATCACTGCACGGATGGGGGAGTCTTCAACTTGCAACGCCTGAAACCAAAAACCAAGGTTCACTTTAAAAGACGTAGAGACCTCTTTGCAGATGATTGCGTCATTAATGCCTCAACAGAGCTTGACATGCAACAAAGCCAGAACAGATTTCCGGATGCTTGTGACAACTTTGGTTTGACGATAAGCACAAAACTGAGGTCATGTTCCAACCAGCAACAAACAACCCTTACATGGAGTCGAACATCTACATCAAAACTGAGCGCCTCAACCCTGTGGAGAAGTTTACATATCTTGGAAGCACCTTATCCAGAAATATCCACATCGAGATGACGAAGTCAACTCCCGCATAGCTAAAGACTTTTGCTGCCTGAACAAAACTACATGGGGACGGCGAGGTATTACTACAGTATGCCTTCGGAAATTTTTGGGCATCACATGGCAGGACAATATCTCTAAGCCATGCTGCGGTCAGGTCAACTACGCTGGGCTGATTATGTTCGAAGAATGGATGACACTCGCATCCCGAAACAGCTCTTGTACGAGGAGGTAGAAAATGGCTCACGCTCCAGAGGTGGTCAGAAAAAGCGGTACAAAGACTCCTTGAAAGTATCCACCAAGCTGTTCCACATCAAACCTGATACATGGAAGATCTAGCTCTTGACCGAAGTGCCTGGTGATCTAACGTGAAAATGAGGATAACGATGCACGAGGAGAATCGTATCTGCCTGGCAAAACAGAACAGGGCTAAGCGAAAGGAGAGAAAAGCATCGGCAGCAGCTCCATCCGGACCGTTTTGTCCGGAATGTGGAAGGACGTTCCATGCGAGGATTGGACTTGTCAGCCATCTTCAAAACCACGACACTCAAAACAGGAATTAGCAAAGATGAAAATATGGTCATCTTCGACATCGAAGGACTAACTACTACTCAAACCAACCTAGCTAAGCTActttatatgaataatgaagatgtgtaaaaatttgaaagcaggattttacagagtatttacGGTTTCTGTAAAAATGTCTCCATGGGACTGTCCACAATAACCTAAAATACTGACTATCACAAATTTTGATAGTAATagttttttctataaaaatcaatgtacTTTTAAGTCAGAAGTACTTCGTGTGCATGTGGGTGAGTGGGTGTAGGTTTttatgaaatcaaaataaatcgaTCCTTGCGACATCTTTGCATGGTCTATTTGCATCCCATTGCATGTTTTACCAGTGGATCACATTTAgttgaataataaataaaataaatgtaaatatcaaaataaataggatGTAATATATTTCATGCGTTGCTTTTATATCGTAGGTTCGTATGTCATTATTCATGAAATCGCAAAATATTATAgattttggggttttttttctcagtATTTGAGTCCTTAATTAATATAGGTTGAAAACACAATATGACCATTTTCGTACTATAAAAATTGCCGGTACATATGTTGACAAATAGAAATGGGAGgaacatttttatatcaaatcttATAATATAAAGGATGACATTGTGCGACAGAGTAATGGTGAAAACAAGAAGAGAAGGTTGGACGAGAAAGAAACAAATGAACGAGAAGTTTCTGTAAAAGTGTTCATAGGTCCAAAATGCGGAACACGAGGACTTATTATAGCATGATTAGCATTACAGTTTTTGGTTCATCATCCTCGGTTCTGCATAAATATTCAGCCACAAGCGCAAAAACCATGGGGAACCGAGGATGCAAGTTCATTGATTCAGAAGTTGTCTATAGCATTGTCACTTTTTAATATAAGTCTTTgagttacatgtacttaaaagcTTTAGATCTATATACATGCGTGTAACAGTGGGATAGGCTAGATGATTGTCTTCATTGTATAAATtgcacatgaaaggtgaagataacgaacagtgatcaatctcataacatatCCTTCGATTTTCGCTTAATTTCACTGGATGTTATTGAATGAAACATAATACAATTGTCTCTCACTCCCTCTTTTAATCGCTTCAAAACTTCTCTACCGaaagttatcgttccttacgcTCACATATACCGGTAACTCTGTCAGCGACTcgagggttttacaagattcttgtaaaacgctaaaaatgttgaattgaaatatGATTTCGACATCAGttgcaaaaatatacaaaatgtacgTAAATAAATCAATACTATGCAGATATAAAGTCTTTATGTGAAACAAGAAGCATTGAATTGTGTAGATACGCGACTATTGTTCGATTACATAAACTAGTTCTT
Coding sequences:
- the LOC125660043 gene encoding uncharacterized protein LOC125660043, which gives rise to MHSMITIAVVLMAGIAVAMADGYGSSGYGYGSSGYMSYPSYGSYGYGKGYGKKHITSAVYYPVPVPFQQPAPAPLPLPPIGMDTGIGGGNDGGLLGGSGIGLLALLFLIPLLLNNNTTG